From the genome of Candidatus Binatia bacterium:
GGGAACGGCGAGGGGACCCTGTCGAAAACAGGCCGTCTCGCGTCCCGGGAGGTCCCGGGACGCCCGGCATCAGAAGTGGAAGTTGATCGGAATCTCCACCCAGACCGCGACCGGCTTGTTCTGGCTGAGCGCCGGCTTGAACACCCACTTCTTCACGGCGTCGGTGGCCGCGGCGTCCAGGTAATTGACGCTGCGCTTGACCTTCACGTCCTTCACGCGGCCGTCCTTGCCGACCAGCACGTGGAGGATCACCTGTCCCTGGATCTGCGCCTCACGGGCCATCTCCGGGTACACGGGGTCGACCTTCGATACCGGCGTCGGAGGGTCTTCGAAATAGACGAACTCCCCCTCGCTCGGCGTGTCGTCGGCCTTGATGACCAGCGAGTCCTTGCCCGCCTGGCCATAGCCGCTCACGGGCGCGATCGACTGGGAAAGCTCCTGCTGCGTCATGATCGTCTGCTCGGGCGCCTGCGCGTCCGGCACCGGCACCGGCGTTCCGATGGTCGGCTTGGCGATGTTGGGCGTGCTGATCACCGGCGGCGGCGGCGCCGAGGAGAGGGGCGGCGGCGGCGGCAGCGTCTCCATCCGGATCACGCGTCCCGTGTAGGCCACCTCGTCCGGCGGGTGGTAGAGCTTGGTGGCGAGATAGATCCCGATCAGGGCAAGGTGCACGGCGCAGGAGATCATCAGCGCGCGCCGGAAAATGCGCTGCCCATGGGCCTTGAGATCGGACGCGCCCATCGGGACGCGTTCGAGGGTCGTCGCTCTCATCGCGCTCACAGAGCCTCCACCTCCTGCTTCTCCTTCGGCTCGAGCGGAGCGAGCGAGAACCGGTTCAGCTCGGCGAACTGGAGCTGATCGATCAGGTTGACCATGTACTTGTACTTCACCTGGCGATCGATCTTCACCAGCACGACCAGCTTGGGATTCTTCTTCCCTTCCACTTCGAAGGTCTTCTCGAGCTGATTGAACTGGGCGAGCTGGAACGGCTGGTCGCCGATCTTCCAGAACGCCCGCACGCCCTTGGTCGTGTCCGCGTCCGCGATCATGCGGAGGGTCATGACGTTCGACTGCGCGATCTGGACCTGCGCCTTGGGATCGGGCGGCAGGTTGATCTCCAGCGCCTGCGGCTTGCGGAACACCGTCGTGCACATGAAGAAGATCAGGAGCAGGAACGCCACGTCGACCATCGGGGTCATGTCGACGCGGATCCCGATACGCTTCGGCTTCCGCTTTCGCAGTCCGCCTTTTTTGTGTTTTGCGCCGGTTTCTGGACTGTCTACGGCACCCATCGAGGGCGACTCCTTATCGGCTCAGGATCGGCGGCTCAGCTGTGGAGCGCCGTCTTCTTGCTCGCCACCAGGTCGGTGACGAGGCTGAACGTGATCGTGTTGGTCCGCTGCATGATCGCCATGACGTCTTCCATCGTGCCGTAGCTCGAGTCCTTGTCGGACTTGATCGCGACGCGGAGGCGGGGATTCTTCCTCCGCTGATCCAGCACGAGGTTCTCCAGGCTGGCCAAGTCCGTGAACTCCTGCTGGTTCTTGCCGACCTGCCAGAGGAGCCGGTTGTCCTTGGTGATGGAGAGCACGAAGACGTCCGACTCCGGGACTTTCAGGTTGGAATGGCTGTCCGGCAGCGAGACCGGGACCTTCTGCGGCGGATCGAACTGGGACGTGGACATGAAGAAGATCAGCAGCAGGAACGCGACATCGACGAGCGGCGTCATGTCGATCTTGATGCCGATCCGCTTCATCTTTTTCGCGGCCATGTTACTTCGACGCTTCCTTGATCGAGAGCACCTCGATCACTTCCAGCGTCGCCTCGTCCATCATGTAGTTGAAGTTGTCGATCATCGTGACGAACACGTTGTAGAGCACGATCGAGAAGATGGCCACGAAGAGGCCGCCGGCGGTGTTGATGAGCGCCTCGGAAATTCCGACGGCGAGCTTCACCGCGTCCACCGAGCCCGTGTGGCCGAGCGCGGCGAACGACCGAATCATCCCGATCACCGTGCCGAGGAGCCCGACCATCGTGGCGATCGAGGCGATCGTGGCCAGCGCGATCAGGTTCCGCTCGAGCAGCGGCACCTCGAGCATGTTGGCCTCTTCCATCGCCTTCTGCACTTCCTGGATCTTGGCCTGGCGGTCGAGCGGAGCATCCCGGACGATCGAATAGCGATCGAGGCCGGCGCGCAGCACGTTGGCGAGCGACCCGCGCTGCTTGGAGCACAGGTCCGCGGCGCCCTCGACATCCAGCGCGTCGATCTTCTGGCGCACCTTGCGGAGGAACGTGGGGGCTGGCTCACGGCCCTTCGCGCGCATGAGCGTGAAGAGACGCTCCAGCGTGAAGGTGACCGACATGATCGAGAGCATGATCAACAACGCCACGAGGGGACCGCCCTGCTTGATGTACTCCGGCAGGAAATTGTAGATGGCGATCGAAATCCCCAGCGCGACCACCGCGACGATGGTGACGAACAAACCCTGTCTCACTGCGATTCCTCCTTAGATGCCCTGGCAGGCGGATCGGGTGGATCCCGACGACGAAGGAGTATGCCCCAGGACCCGCGCCCGGACAACCCCCGCCCTTCGTGTCACTTGAAGCTCTTGATGGCCTCCTCTTCGGTCTCGTACGTCTCGAACACCAGCGACAGCCGGGTC
Proteins encoded in this window:
- a CDS encoding energy transducer TonB, with the translated sequence MRATTLERVPMGASDLKAHGQRIFRRALMISCAVHLALIGIYLATKLYHPPDEVAYTGRVIRMETLPPPPPLSSAPPPPVISTPNIAKPTIGTPVPVPDAQAPEQTIMTQQELSQSIAPVSGYGQAGKDSLVIKADDTPSEGEFVYFEDPPTPVSKVDPVYPEMAREAQIQGQVILHVLVGKDGRVKDVKVKRSVNYLDAAATDAVKKWVFKPALSQNKPVAVWVEIPINFHF
- a CDS encoding biopolymer transporter ExbD — protein: MTPMVDVAFLLLIFFMCTTVFRKPQALEINLPPDPKAQVQIAQSNVMTLRMIADADTTKGVRAFWKIGDQPFQLAQFNQLEKTFEVEGKKNPKLVVLVKIDRQVKYKYMVNLIDQLQFAELNRFSLAPLEPKEKQEVEAL
- a CDS encoding biopolymer transporter ExbD, with the translated sequence MAAKKMKRIGIKIDMTPLVDVAFLLLIFFMSTSQFDPPQKVPVSLPDSHSNLKVPESDVFVLSITKDNRLLWQVGKNQQEFTDLASLENLVLDQRRKNPRLRVAIKSDKDSSYGTMEDVMAIMQRTNTITFSLVTDLVASKKTALHS
- a CDS encoding MotA/TolQ/ExbB proton channel family protein translates to MRQGLFVTIVAVVALGISIAIYNFLPEYIKQGGPLVALLIMLSIMSVTFTLERLFTLMRAKGREPAPTFLRKVRQKIDALDVEGAADLCSKQRGSLANVLRAGLDRYSIVRDAPLDRQAKIQEVQKAMEEANMLEVPLLERNLIALATIASIATMVGLLGTVIGMIRSFAALGHTGSVDAVKLAVGISEALINTAGGLFVAIFSIVLYNVFVTMIDNFNYMMDEATLEVIEVLSIKEASK